Proteins co-encoded in one Salarias fasciatus chromosome 4, fSalaFa1.1, whole genome shotgun sequence genomic window:
- the mlx gene encoding max-like protein X isoform X2: protein MTDPTTSPEDHWKTDGAFSDGGFDPSFFAETARKGSVVSRANSIGSTSASSVPNTDDEDSDYRHETSYKDSYKDRRRQAHTQAEQKRRDAIKKGYDDLQSIVPTCQQQSEFAVGAQKISKATILQKTIDYIHFLHKEKKKQEEEVSVLRKEVMALKIMKTNYEQIVKAHQNNPQQGEDQVSDQVKFNIFQSIMDSLFQSFSNSVSMNSFQELSACVFSWIEEHCKPQTLRDFVVGVLRQLNGQLY from the exons ATGACGGATCCTACGACGTCTCCAGAGGACCACTGGAAA ACAGACGGTGCCTTCAGCGACGGTGGCTTTGACCCCA GCTTCTTTGCTGAAACTGCCAGAAAGGGTAGCGTAGTATCCAGGGCCAACAGCATCGGCTCAACAAGTGCCTCTTCAGTGCCAAACACAG atgatgaagatagcgaCTACAGACACGAGACGTCGTATAAGGACTCGTACAAAGACCGACGGAGACAAGCGCACACACAAGCCGAGCAGAAGCGGAGGGACGCCATCAAG AAAGGTTACGATGACCTCCAATCAATCGTCCCCACCTGTCAGCAGCAGTCTGAATTTGCAGTGGGCGCACAGAAAATCAGCAAAGCCACGATCCTGCAGAAAA CAATTGACTACATCCATTTCCTtcataaagaaaagaagaagcaggaggaggaagtttCTGTCCTGAGGAAAGAAGTGATGGCCCTCAAGATCATGAAAAC gaaCTACGAGCAGATAGTGAAGGCGCACCAGAACAACCCTCAGCAGGGTGAGGACCAGGTCTCGGACCAGGTCAAGTTCAACATCTTTCAGAGCATCATGGACTCTCTGTTCCAGTCTTTTAGCAACTCGGTGTCAATGAACAGCTTCCAGGAACTGTCTGcgtgtgttttcagctggatCGAGGAACACTGCAAGCCTCAG ACGCTGCGGGACTTTGTCGTCGGAGTGCTTCGGCAGCTCAACGGTCAGCTGTATTGA
- the mlx gene encoding max-like protein X isoform X1 has protein sequence MYLGQCKRPLVVTNSLFSPLSILCCLVMARQTDGAFSDGGFDPSFFAETARKGSVVSRANSIGSTSASSVPNTDDEDSDYRHETSYKDSYKDRRRQAHTQAEQKRRDAIKKGYDDLQSIVPTCQQQSEFAVGAQKISKATILQKTIDYIHFLHKEKKKQEEEVSVLRKEVMALKIMKTNYEQIVKAHQNNPQQGEDQVSDQVKFNIFQSIMDSLFQSFSNSVSMNSFQELSACVFSWIEEHCKPQTLRDFVVGVLRQLNGQLY, from the exons ATGTATTTAGGGCAGTGCAAACGTCCACTGGTTGTCACAAACTCTCTGTTTTCTCCCCTCTCCATCCTCTGTTGTCTGGTGATGGCTCGACAGACAGACGGTGCCTTCAGCGACGGTGGCTTTGACCCCA GCTTCTTTGCTGAAACTGCCAGAAAGGGTAGCGTAGTATCCAGGGCCAACAGCATCGGCTCAACAAGTGCCTCTTCAGTGCCAAACACAG atgatgaagatagcgaCTACAGACACGAGACGTCGTATAAGGACTCGTACAAAGACCGACGGAGACAAGCGCACACACAAGCCGAGCAGAAGCGGAGGGACGCCATCAAG AAAGGTTACGATGACCTCCAATCAATCGTCCCCACCTGTCAGCAGCAGTCTGAATTTGCAGTGGGCGCACAGAAAATCAGCAAAGCCACGATCCTGCAGAAAA CAATTGACTACATCCATTTCCTtcataaagaaaagaagaagcaggaggaggaagtttCTGTCCTGAGGAAAGAAGTGATGGCCCTCAAGATCATGAAAAC gaaCTACGAGCAGATAGTGAAGGCGCACCAGAACAACCCTCAGCAGGGTGAGGACCAGGTCTCGGACCAGGTCAAGTTCAACATCTTTCAGAGCATCATGGACTCTCTGTTCCAGTCTTTTAGCAACTCGGTGTCAATGAACAGCTTCCAGGAACTGTCTGcgtgtgttttcagctggatCGAGGAACACTGCAAGCCTCAG ACGCTGCGGGACTTTGTCGTCGGAGTGCTTCGGCAGCTCAACGGTCAGCTGTATTGA
- the mlx gene encoding max-like protein X isoform X3: protein MARQTDGAFSDGGFDPSFFAETARKGSVVSRANSIGSTSASSVPNTDDEDSDYRHETSYKDSYKDRRRQAHTQAEQKRRDAIKKGYDDLQSIVPTCQQQSEFAVGAQKISKATILQKTIDYIHFLHKEKKKQEEEVSVLRKEVMALKIMKTNYEQIVKAHQNNPQQGEDQVSDQVKFNIFQSIMDSLFQSFSNSVSMNSFQELSACVFSWIEEHCKPQTLRDFVVGVLRQLNGQLY from the exons ATGGCTCGACAGACAGACGGTGCCTTCAGCGACGGTGGCTTTGACCCCA GCTTCTTTGCTGAAACTGCCAGAAAGGGTAGCGTAGTATCCAGGGCCAACAGCATCGGCTCAACAAGTGCCTCTTCAGTGCCAAACACAG atgatgaagatagcgaCTACAGACACGAGACGTCGTATAAGGACTCGTACAAAGACCGACGGAGACAAGCGCACACACAAGCCGAGCAGAAGCGGAGGGACGCCATCAAG AAAGGTTACGATGACCTCCAATCAATCGTCCCCACCTGTCAGCAGCAGTCTGAATTTGCAGTGGGCGCACAGAAAATCAGCAAAGCCACGATCCTGCAGAAAA CAATTGACTACATCCATTTCCTtcataaagaaaagaagaagcaggaggaggaagtttCTGTCCTGAGGAAAGAAGTGATGGCCCTCAAGATCATGAAAAC gaaCTACGAGCAGATAGTGAAGGCGCACCAGAACAACCCTCAGCAGGGTGAGGACCAGGTCTCGGACCAGGTCAAGTTCAACATCTTTCAGAGCATCATGGACTCTCTGTTCCAGTCTTTTAGCAACTCGGTGTCAATGAACAGCTTCCAGGAACTGTCTGcgtgtgttttcagctggatCGAGGAACACTGCAAGCCTCAG ACGCTGCGGGACTTTGTCGTCGGAGTGCTTCGGCAGCTCAACGGTCAGCTGTATTGA
- the psmc3ip gene encoding homologous-pairing protein 2 homolog, which yields MSKKDNGASLILAYLNEKNRPYSAQDVFCNLQKQHGLGKTAVVKAMELLALEGKIKEKTYGKQKIYFADQAQFQDVSEADLKAMDGQISALSAEVQSLTQSCRQLDAELKELNSSLTTEEMVAEIKELRAECAGYRARLDKIRSATNHVTPQEKEKVYKDRDVYVKEWKKRKRLASDMINAILEGYPKSKKEFLDEVGVETDEDCKVAVPPS from the exons ATGAGTAAAAAAGACAACG GGGCTTCGCTCATCCTCGCCTACCTGAACGAGAAGAATCGGCCTTACAGCGCTCAGGATGTTTTCTGCAACCTCCAGAAGCAGCACGGCTTGGGCAAAACG GCCGTGGTCAAAGCCATGGAGCTGCTGGCTCTGGAAGGGAAGATAAAGGAGAAGACGTACGGCAAGCAGAAGATTTACTTTGCTGACCAG GCTCAGTTCCAAGACGTCAGCGAGGCAGACCTGAAGGCGATGGACGGTCAGATCTCGGCGCTCAGCGCGGAGGTGCAGTCCCTCACCCAGAGCTGCAGGCAGCTGGATGCAG AGCTGAAAGAGCTGAACAGCTCGCTCACCACGGAGGAGATGGTGGCCGAGATCAAGGAGCTGCGGGCGGAGTGTGCAGGATACCGAGCGCGGCTGGACAAGATCAGATCTGCCACCAATCACGTCACGCCAcaggagaaagagaag GTTTATAAAGACCGAGACGTTTACGTCAAAGAgtggaaaaagaggaagagactG GCTTCAGACATGATCAACGCCATCCTGGAAGGTTATCCAAAGAGCAAAAAAGAGTTCCTG GACGAGGTGGGAGTGGAGACCGACGAGGACTGTAAGGTGGCCGTTCCTCCGTCCTGA
- the retreg3 gene encoding reticulophagy regulator 3: protein MAHTGAMHESLAADRSAYLRSRPCSSERDSRVRAVKAALLSRLGPYEPVLTYLQSALVWERPVQCALLYAAVNLLFWFFALTSLRVLFLLASGLALLVCIDTWRNKIWPEIRVRKKEESENESWGLVQPGILSVPELCHHLAEAWVSGAVLASSVAQYKRQNPGKFCILTCGVCSCLAMIGSYIPGLVLSYSALLSTLLAPLAAYHRVFQHVCMKLEPVLQRLDFSVSGYMMSKPIDNQFLRRPIRGAASGEASDSEEELAAFCPTFDDAIVAKELALTDSEHSDAEVSYTDNGTFNLSRGQTPLTEGSEDLDRHSDAEESFAQDLPDFPSINPDATLMDDDDDTSIGLPSLGPSGLASHRASVLDVDSHLDSDQEDLDAELSLPPASNFSGDLAGVIASNMIQAALAGALQPRPPASQRREGPPRAGAHRSYRKQSSSELDTDLDGEDFEMLDQSELNQMDPLGGGGGASRRGESHGSNFLSSLLGKPQ from the exons ATGGCGCACACCGGAGCAATGCACGAGTCGCTGGCGGCTGACAGGTCCGCTTATCTGCGGAGCCGGCCGTGCTCCAGCGAGAGAGACAGCCGGGTCCGAGCGGTCAAAGCCGCCCTCCTGTCCCGGCTGGGGCCCTACGAGCCGGTCCTGACCTACCTACAGTCCGCCCTGGTGTGGGAGAGACCCGTCCAGTGCGCCCTGCTCTACGCTGCGGTCAACCTGCTGTTTTG gTTCTTCGCCTTGACCTCGCTCCGTGTGCTGTTCCTGCTGGCTTCTGGCCTGGCTCTGCTCGTCTGCATCGACACGTGGAGGAATAAAATCTGGCCGGAGATAAGAG taaGAAAGAAGGAGGAATCAGAAAATGAGAG CTGGGGTCTGGTGCAGCCCGGCATCCTCAGCGTGCCTGAACTGTGTCACCACCTCGCCGAAGCGTGGGTCAGCGGAGCTGTTCTCGCATCCAGCGTGGCGCAGTACAAAAGACAAAACCCTGGCAAG TTCTGCATCCTGACCTGTGGAGTTTGCAGCTGTCTGGCCATGATCGGAAGCTACATTCCTGGACTGGTGCTCTCCTACTCCGCCT tGTTATCCACCCTCCTGGCCCCTCTGGCAGCCTACCACAGGGTTTTCCAGCACGTGTGCATGAAGCTGGAGCCGGTCCTGCAGCGGCTGGACTTCAGCGTCAGTGGATACATGATGTCAAAACCCATCGATAACCAGT tccTGCGGCGGCCCATCCGCGGCGCCGCCTCAGGAGAAGCCAGCGACAGCGAGGAGGAGTTGGCTGCTTTCTGCCCCACG TTTGATGACGCCATTGTTGCGAAGGAGCTGGCCCTCACCGACTCGGAACACTCTGATGCTGAAGTTTCCTACACTGATAACGGAACGTTCAACCTGTCCCGGGGTCAGACGCCGCTGACGGAGGGCTCTGAAG ATCTGGACAGACACAGCGACGCCGAGGAGTCCTTCGCCCAGGACCTCCCAGACTTCCCCTCCATTAACCCCGACGCCACCCTGatggacgacgacgacgacaccAGCATCGGGCTGCCCAGCCTGGGCCCGTCGGGGCTGGCCAGCCACCGGGCGTCGGTGCTGGACGTGGACTCCCACCTGGACTcggaccaggaggacctggacgCCGAGCTCTCCCTGCCGCCGGCCTCCAACTTCTCCGGAGACTTGGCCGGCGTCATCGCCAGCAACATGATCCAGGCGGCGCTGGCCGGGGCCCTGCAGCCTCGGCCCCCCGCCTCCCAGCGCAGGGAGGGGCCCCCCAGGGCCGGGGCCCACCGGAGCTACCGCAAGCAGTCCAGCTCGGAGCTGGACACAGACTTGGACGGGGAGGACTTTGAAATGCTGGATCAGTCCGAACTGAACCAGATGGATCctctggggggagggggaggcgcgTCCCGACGGGGGGAGAGCCACGGCTCCAACTTCCTGTCCAGTCTGCTCGGTAAACCCCAGTAG
- the rps11 gene encoding small ribosomal subunit protein uS17: MADAQTERAYQKQPTIFQNKKRVLATDGGKEVKEKIPRYHKSVGLGFKTPREAIEGTYIDKKCPFTGNVSIRGRILSGVVTKMKMQRTIVIRRDYLHYIRKYNRFEKRHKNLSVHLSPCFRDVTVGDIVTVGECRPLSKTVRFNVLKVTKAAGAKKQFQKF; encoded by the exons ATGGCGGACGCTCAG ACCGAGAGGGCTTATCAGAAACAGCCCACCATCTTCCAGAACAAGAAGCGTGTTCTGGCCACAGATGGTGgaaaggaggtgaaggagaagaTCCCCCGCTACCACAAGAGTGTCGGACTGGGCTTCAAGACTCCAAGAGAG gctaTTGAAGGCACTTACATTGACAAGAAATGCCCCTTCACCGGGAACGTCTCCATCCGTGGTCGTATCCTCTCGG gtgtgGTGACCAAAATGAAGATGCAGAGGACCATCGTCATCAGACGTGACTACCTGCATTACATCCGCAAGTACAACCGCTTTGAGAAGAGGCACAAGAACCTCTCTGTCCACCTGTCACCTTGCTTCAG AGATGTCACAGTTGGCGACATTGTCACCGTTGGAGAGTGCCGACCACTCAGCAAGACTGTGAGGTTCAATGTCCTCAAAGTGACAAAGGCTGCTGGTGCCAAGAAGCAGTTCCAGAAGTTTTAG